The following coding sequences are from one Saccharomyces cerevisiae S288C chromosome X, complete sequence window:
- the BAT2 gene encoding branched-chain-amino-acid transaminase BAT2 (Cytosolic branched-chain amino acid (BCAA) aminotransferase; preferentially involved in BCAA catabolism; homolog of murine ECA39; highly expressed during stationary phase and repressed during logarithmic phase; BAT2 has a paralog, BAT1, that arose from the whole genome duplication) — translation MTLAPLDASKVKITTTQHASKPKPNSELVFGKSFTDHMLTAEWTAEKGWGTPEIKPYQNLSLDPSAVVFHYAFELFEGMKAYRTVDNKITMFRPDMNMKRMNKSAQRICLPTFDPEELITLIGKLIQQDKCLVPEGKGYSLYIRPTLIGTTAGLGVSTPDRALLYVICCPVGPYYKTGFKAVRLEATDYATRAWPGGCGDKKLGANYAPCVLPQLQAASRGYQQNLWLFGPNNNITEVGTMNAFFVFKDSKTGKKELVTAPLDGTILEGVTRDSILNLAKERLEPSEWTISERYFTIGEVTERSKNGELLEAFGSGTAAIVSPIKEIGWKGEQINIPLLPGEQTGPLAKEVAQWINGIQYGETEHGNWSRVVTDLN, via the coding sequence ATGACCTTGGCACCCCTAGACGCCTCCAAAGTTAAGATAACTACCACACAACATGCATCTAAGCCAAAACCGAACAGTGAGTTAGTGTTTGGCAAGAGCTTCACGGACCACATGTTAACTGCGGAATGGACAGCTGAAAAAGGGTGGGGTACCCCAGAGATTAAACCTTATCAAAATCTGTCTTTAGACCCTTCCGCGGTGGTTTTCCATTATGCTTTTGAGCTATTCGAAGGGATGAAGGCTTACAGAACGGTGGACAACAAAATTACAATGTTTCGTCCAGATATGAATATGAAGCGCATGAATAAGTCTGCTCAGAGAATCTGTTTGCCAACGTTCGACCCAGAAGAGTTGATTACCCTAATTGGGAAACTGATCCAGCAAGATAAGTGCTTAGTTCCTGAAGGAAAAGGTTACTCTTTATATATCAGGCCTACATTAATCGGCACTACGGCCGGTTTAGGGGTTTCCACGCCTGATAGAGCCTTGCTATATGTCATTTGCTGCCCTGTGGGTCCTTATTACAAAACTGGATTTAAGGCGGTCAGACTGGAAGCCACTGATTATGCCACAAGAGCTTGGCCAGGAGGCTGTGGTGACAAGAAACTAGGTGCAAACTACGCCCCCTGCGTCCTGCCACAATTGCAAGCTGCTTCAAGGGGTTACCAACAAAATTTATGGCTATTTGGTCCAAATAACAACATTACTGAAGTCGGCACCATGAATGCTTTTTTCGTGTTTAAAGATAGTAAAACGGGCAAGAAGGAACTAGTTACTGCTCCACTAGACGGTACCATTTTGGAAGGTGTTACTAgggattccattttaaATCTTGCTAAAGAAAGACTCGAACCAAGTGAATGGACCATTAGTGAACGCTACTTCACTATAGGCGAAGTTACTGAGAGATCCAAGAACGGTGAACTACTTGAAGCCTTTGGTTCTGGTACTGCTGCGATTGTTTCTCCCATTAAGGAAATCGGCTGGAAAGGCGAACAAATTAATATTCCGTTGTTGCCCGGCGAACAAACCGGTCCATTGGCCAAAGAAGTTGCACAATGGATTAATGGAATCCAATATGGCGAGACTGAGCATGGCAATTGGTCAAGGGTTGTTACTGATTTGAACTGA